One window of the Trifolium pratense cultivar HEN17-A07 linkage group LG2, ARS_RC_1.1, whole genome shotgun sequence genome contains the following:
- the LOC123907944 gene encoding disease resistance protein RUN1-like produces the protein MASLIDRFKYDVFLSFRGEDTRHDFTGNLWKALQDRGINTFIDDEELRKGEEITPSLIKAIEDSNMGIIVLSKNYASSSFCLQELFTILACIKDKGRCVWPVFYEVDPSDVRKLKRSYGEAMVEHEKGSSSNIVLLQKWKNALHQVANLSGFHFKKGDDYEHVFIGKIVERVSREIMPVTLPVPDYIVGFKYQKQIVTSLLNVGSDDRFHMVGIHGIGGIGKTTLALEVYNLIVRQFEGSCFLEKVRENSDKNGLIYLQKILLSEIVGDKKIKITSVRQGISILQQRLHQKKVLLLLDDVDNEEQLQAIAGRSDWFGPGSRVIITTRDKRLLTCHGVECTYEVKGLNDKDAFELVRWKAFKNEFSPSYNDFLLVQKHTRKLTANKLLRSKTLKTEKVISGYVHILERAVTYASGLPLALEVIGCHFFNKTIEQCKCALDRYEKIPDKKIQRILQLSFDALQEEEKFVFLDIACCFKGYKLTRVEQILHAHHGDAMRDHISVLVEKSLIKISESDIVTLHDLIEEMGKEIVRRESPDPGKRSRLWASEDIIQVLEENTGTSKIEIIYPNSRIEVEWDGEAFKKMENLRTLIIKDGKFTESPKHLPNSLRILQLQHSLCLSWDLPSEFYPRKLTICNISTKSTLFTQKFKNIMVLNFDRHEFLTRIPNVSGLVNLEEFSFQDCVNLITVDDSVGLLGKLKTLRAMCCINLRRIPPLKLASLEELDLSMCSCLESFPPVVWLLGKLKTMSLRRCIKLRSIPPLKLTSLEKLDLSHCVSLENFPLVVDSFLGKVKTLLVQSCHNLMSIPPLKLDSLEKLDLSYCFNLKSFPIVVDGLLDKLKFLSIERCIMLRSIPPLRLTSLEQFNLSYCLSLESFPEILGEMRNITQLHLDGTPIKELPFPFQNRTQPQTLYPCTCGIVYLPSRVYAMSKLVELTIQREEKLCPMQSSHVECLCLTNCILSDEFLSTGLMLFANVKELHLTKNQFTVVPKSIEKCHFLWRLVLDNCEELQEIKGIPPCLKTLSALNCKSLTTSCKIKLLNQELHEAGNTWFCFPRAKIPEWFDHHCLAGLSISFWFRNKFPAIALCVISPSTLDDSRRLVRVIINGNTFFYESDDKRHKSPAKMYHLHLFHMKMENFNDNIDKAFFENKWNHAEVDFGFPFMNSGIHVLKEKSSMNDVRFTKPENDA, from the exons ATGGCTTCCCTCATCGATCGATTCAAATACGATGTTTTCCTCAGCTTCCGAGGCGAAGATACCCGCCACGATTTCACCGGAAATCTCTGGAAAGCACTTCAAGACAGAGGAATCAACACTTTCATTGACGACGAGGAGCTTCGCAAAGGGGAAGAAATCACACCATCACTCATCAAAGCTATTGAAGACTCCAACATGGGCATCATTGTACTTTCCAAGAACTATGCATCTTCTTCCTTTTGCTTACAAGAACTTTTCACTATCCTCGCTTGTATCAAAGATAAAGGTCGCTGTGTCTGGCCGGTTTTTTATGAAGTGGATCCTTCTGATGTAAGAAAACTGAAAAGGAGTTATGGAGAAGCGATGGTTGAGCATGAAAAGGGGTCCAGTAGCAACATAGTTCTGTTGCAGAAATGGAAGAATGCTTTACATCAAGTTGCTAATTTGTCTGGCTTTCATTTCAAAAAGgg GGATGATTATGAACATGTTTTTATTGGGAAGATAGTTGAACGAGTCTCAAGGGAGATTATGCCTGTTACTTTACCTGTTCCTGATTATATAGTTGGATTCAAGTACCAAAAGCAAATTGTAACATCACTTTTGAATGTTGGGTCTGATGATAGATTCCACATGGTAGGGATCCATGGCATTGGTGGAATAGGGAAAACCACTCTTGCCCTAGAAGTTTATAATTTGATTGTCCGTCAATTTGAAGGTTCCTGTTTTCTTGAAAAAGTCAGAGAAAATTCAGATAAAAATGGACTGATATATCTCCAAAAGATCCTTCTGTCTGAAATTGTTGGAGATAAGAAAATTAAGATAACAAGTGTTAGACAAGGAATTTCCATATTACAGCAAAGGCTCCACCAAAAGAAGGTTCTTTTACTTCTAGACGATGTTGACAATGAGGAGCAATTACAGGCTATTGCTGGAAGATCTGATTGGTTTGGTCCAGGCAGTAGAGTCATCATCACGACTCGGGACAAAAGGTTGCTAACATGTCATGGGGTTGAATGTACATATGAGGTGAAGGGGTTGAATGACAAAGATGCTTTTGAGTTGGTTAGATGGAAAgcttttaaaaatgaatttagtCCAAGCTATAACGATTTTTTATTAGTACAAAAGCATACCAGAAAATTGACTGCGAACAAATTGCTTAGATCGAAAACTTTAAAGACTGAAAAAGTTATTTCAGGTTATGTGCATATTTTAGAACGTGCTGTAACCTATGCTTCTGGCCTTCCACTCGCTTTGGAAGTCATCGGTTGTCACTTTTTTAATAAGACAATAGAGCAATGTAAATGTGCACTAGATCGTTATGAAAAGATTCCTGATAAAAAGATCCAAAGGATACTACAACTGAGCTTTGATGCTTTGCAGGAAGAAGAGAAGTTTGTTTTTCTTGACATTGCCTGTTGCTTCAAAGGATATAAATTGACAAGGGTCGAACAAATACTTCATGCTCATCATGGTGATGCCATGAGAGATCACATTAGTGTGTTAGTGGAAAAATCTCTCATAAAAATAAGTGAGTCTGATATTGTGACATTGCATGATTTGATAGAGGAAATGGGGAAAGAAATTGTTAGACGAGAATCACCGGACCCTGGAAAACGCAGTAGGTTATGGGCCTCTGAAGATATAATTCAAGTTTTAGAAGAAAATACG GGAAcaagtaaaattgaaattatatatCCAAACTCCCGGATTGAAGTAGAATGGGATGGAGAGGCTTTCAAGAAGATGGAAAACCTCAGAACTCTAATTATTAAGGATGGCAAATTTACTGAAAGTCCCAAACATCTTCCGAATAGTCTAAGAATACTCCAACTCCAACATAGTCTATGTCTGTCATGGGATTTACCATCTGAGTTTTATCCAAGGAAACTTACCATATGCAATATTTCCACTAAGTCTACATTATTCACGCAG AAGTTCAAGAATATAATGGTTTTAAATTTTGATCGCCATGAATTTTTAACCCGGATACCAAATGTATCTGGTCTCGTAAATTTAGAAGAATTTTCATTTCAAGATTGTGTGAATTTAATCACAGTCGATGACTCCGTTGGGTTGCTGGGTAAACTTAAAACCTTGAGAGCTATGTGTTGCATCAATCTTAGGAGGATTCCGCCTCTCAAGTTGGCTTCTCTAGAAGAACTCGATCTTTCAATGTGTTCTTGTCTTGAGAGTTTTCCACCTGTGGTATGGTTGCTGGGTAAACTTAAAACCATGAGCCTTAGAAGGTGCATCAAGCTAAGGAGTATTCCACCTCTTAAGTTGACTTCGCTAGAAAAACTCGATCTTTCACATTGTGTTAGTCTAGAGAATTTTCCACTTGTGGTGGATAGTTTTCTTGGAAAAGTTAAGACCCTGCTTGTTCAAAGTTGTCACAATCTCATGAGTATTCCACCTCTCAAGTTGGATTCACTAGAAAAACTAGACCTTTCTTATTGTTTTAATCTCAAGAGTTTTCCAATTGTGGTAGATGGTTTGTTGGATAAACTTAAATTCTTGAGCATTGAACGTTGCATCATGCTTAGGAGTATCCCACCGCTCAGGTTGACTTCTTTGGAACAGTTCAATCTTTCATATTGTCTAAGTCTAGAGAGTTTTCCAGAAATATTAGGAGAAATGAGAAATATAACACAACTTCACTTGGATGGTACTCCCATAAAAGAATTGCCATTTCCATTTCAAAATCGTACTCAACCTCAAACATTATATCCATGTACCTGTGGAATTGTTTACTTACCAAGTAGAGTTTATGCAATGTCAAAACTGGTTGAACTTACCATCCAGAGAGAAGAAAAACTGTGCCCAATGCAATCTTCACATGTAGAATGTCTCTGTCTCACAAATTGCATACTTTCAGATGAGTTTCTCTCAACAGGTCTCATGTTATTTGCTAATGTGAAAGAATTACACCTAACTAAAAATCAATTCACAGTTGTTCCTAAATCTAttgaaaaatgtcattttttatgGAGGCTTGTCTTGGATAACTGTGAGGAACTTCAGGAAATTAAAGGGATTCCTCCATGCTTAAAAACATTATCTGCTTTGAACTGCAAATCGTTGACTACTTCGTGTAAAATTAAATTACTAAATCAg GAATTACATGAGGCTGGAAACACTTGGTTCTGTTTTCCACGAGCGAAGATTCCAGAGTGGTTTGACCACCATTGCTTGGCAGGATTGTCAATTTCTTTCTGGTTTCGAAACAAGTTTCCTGCCATAGCTCTTTGTGTTATTTCTCCATCGACGTTGGATGATTCTCGGCGTCTTGTAAGAGTGATCATCAATGGCAATACATTTTTCTATGAAAGTGATGATAAAAGACATAAGTCACCGGCAAAAATGTATCATTTACATCTTTTTCATATGAAAATGGAAAACTTCAATGATAACATCGACAAAgctttttttgaaaataagtgGAACCATGCAGAGGTTGACTTTGGATTCCCATTCATGAATAGCGGAATCCATGTATTGAAAGAGAAAAGTAGCATGAACGATGTTAGATTCACCAAACCAGAGAATGATGCCTGA